A stretch of DNA from Streptomyces gobiensis:
CCGATGACAAGAGCCTCCAGAATGCCGACAATGTGCTGCCCGTCGTGAACACCAGGGACGCGGGCGATGACGAGATCGCTCATGCGCTCGGCAAGCTCACCCGGGTACTGACCACCAAAGATCTCACCGAGCTGAACCGTAAGGTGGCCGCGGAGCGGCAGAAGGCAAAGGATGTCGCTGAGGAGTATCTGAAGTCAAAGGGTCTGCTTGGGGACTAGGGCTGTCGCCAATGCGTAACCACCGGGGAACAGTTTGCCAGGCACCCTCCCCCGGGCCTGCCACTCACGGTAAGTTTCAGGCCATGCCACGAGGACGCCATCGCCATTCGCCGCCCCTGCACAGGCTGCTCGCACCGTCGGCCATAGCGGCCGTCGCGTTGGCCTGTGCGGGCAGCGCCTGGCTGGTCGGCGGCGGGCTCGGACAGGCCGACGCGCTGGTGCTGCGCGGCCTCAGTGGTGGGGCCGCGGTCGCCGCCGTGACCGGGGCGGTGCTGATGCGCCGCTGGGACCGGGCGGCCGGTCGCCGGGTCGGCGCTGTCAGGGCGGCCAAGGCGCGCCTTGAATGGCGGCTGGAAGAGCGGCAGGCCGAGCTGGAGACGGACTTGGAGGAGTCCGAGGAGATGCGCGGCAAGCTGGAGGACAAGCTCCGTGAGCGCCGCGAAGAGCTGAACCAGCTGCGTACGGAGCATGCCGCGCTGCTGCGGCGGTACGCGCACGCCGAGACCGAGCGGGCCAGCGCGTTGGAGGGGCGGCGGCAGTTGGCCATAGCGGCTGGGGAACCGGCCAAGGAGCTGACCGCTGAGGCCACCGACCACCGTGCGGCCTCGGGCGCGCCGACCTCGCTCACCTACCGTCAGGCGGACGAGGCGCTGCGGAATCTGCGGCGTAACGCCGCGCGTCAGCGGGAGCGCGAGCAGGAGCAAGAGCAGGAACCGGAACGAGAGCCGGAACCGGGGCAGGAGCCGGGCCCGGAGCACGGGGAGACCGCGGCGCCGGAGGGGCCCGAGGGCGGCTTCAGCTTTTTCGGGTCTCAGCCGCGGCTGCCACAGCCGCCGAAGGAGCCCGCCCCGGTGAAGGCCGCCCCGGTGAAGGCCGAGCCCGCGAAGCCCGCCGCCCCGGAGGTGCCGCGTCAGCCCGCCCGGCCCCGTCCCAACGCGGCCGGCAAGGTCATCGACCTCGCCGGTTAGCCAGCCCCGGTCCCGCCGCCCGCACTTGTCGGTTCACTCGTCGGTTCACTTG
This window harbors:
- a CDS encoding coiled-coil domain-containing protein; translated protein: MPRGRHRHSPPLHRLLAPSAIAAVALACAGSAWLVGGGLGQADALVLRGLSGGAAVAAVTGAVLMRRWDRAAGRRVGAVRAAKARLEWRLEERQAELETDLEESEEMRGKLEDKLRERREELNQLRTEHAALLRRYAHAETERASALEGRRQLAIAAGEPAKELTAEATDHRAASGAPTSLTYRQADEALRNLRRNAARQREREQEQEQEPEREPEPGQEPGPEHGETAAPEGPEGGFSFFGSQPRLPQPPKEPAPVKAAPVKAEPAKPAAPEVPRQPARPRPNAAGKVIDLAG